Proteins from a genomic interval of Acinonyx jubatus isolate Ajub_Pintada_27869175 chromosome B4, VMU_Ajub_asm_v1.0, whole genome shotgun sequence:
- the CB4H12orf71 gene encoding uncharacterized protein C12orf71 homolog — protein sequence MAHSSSSNDGTDSTDCSSESNLSLSVGYFPCKDTSYEKTISREDVSSKGPSIFVPPIQGTWRTESTGRLLRRQDQIQDDPKQFCKLSITLAWDIDVGSNNSDSIVNWDINGVNWWVDKYPEENTQLTLSKLDGLVQKLEKLLENQKDDDDGSAFPESAQEEDFQLFSSSPPDRAQVSRQEHDTCQDLPNPCQHRGTMQFPQIPLRLQERELTEMTNQATHSQRTSTLDTSSVSSGQPEKPEKEGAHASTQAISCVNLRWVFHWLREQILSSLLGRQHPEEATERPNQRARKKRLSHRGKRIQPQDSLELGHPLSPDNLYSTIPTS from the exons ATGGCACACTCATCCTCTAGCAATGATGGAACTGACTCTACAGACTGCAGCTCTGAATCAAACCTGAGCCTCTCTGTGGGCTATTTCCCCTGTAAAGACACCTCCTACGAGAAAACCATCTCCCGTGAAGACGTGTCTTCCAAGGGTCCTTCAATCTTTGTCCCTCCTATCCAAGGGACATGGAGAACTGAAAGTACAGGCAGACTCCTGAGGAGACAAGACCAAATTCAGGACGACCCAAAGCAGTTTTGCAAACTAAGCATCACCCTGGCCTGGGACATTGATGTGGGTTCTAACAATTCAGATTCCATAGTTAATTGGGACATAAATGGAGTCAATTGGTGGGTAGACAAGTACCCTGAAGAGAACACACAACTGACTCTCAGCAAACTGGACGGTCTTGTGCAAAAGCTTGAGAAACTTCTGGAAAACCagaaagatgatgatgatggctcTGCATTCCCTGAATCTGCTCAGGAGGAAGATTTCCAATTGTTCAGCAGCTCCCCTCCAGATAGAGCTCAGGTCAGTCGTCAAGAACATGATACTTGCCAAGACTTGCCCAACCCCTGCCAACACAGAGGTACCATGCAGTTTCCACAGATTCCTCTAAGACTTCAGGAACGCGAACTTACTGAG ATGACAAACCAGGCAACTCACAGCCAAAGGACAAGCACTCTAGACACCTCCTCAGTCTCATCGGGTCAGccagagaagccagagaaggagGGTGCTCATGCCAGCACACAGGCCATCTCCTGTGTGAACCTGAGGTGGGTCTTCCACTGGCTGAGGGAGCAAATCCTCTCCTCACTTCTCGGGAGACAACACCCGGAGGAGGCCACTGAGCGCCCCAATCAGCGGGCACGAAAGAAAAGACTCTCTCACAGAGGCAAGAGAATCCAACCCCAAGATTCCCTCGAATTAGGACACCCTCTATCGCCGGATAACCTCTATTCTACAATCCCCACGAGTTAA